In Streptomyces sp. RFCAC02, the following proteins share a genomic window:
- a CDS encoding glycoside hydrolase family 5 protein: MGRPRLPRPVPALLGAAALVLTAACGGDPPAADASGGGGATPFEEHGRLRVCGTALCDEHGDTVQLRGMSTHGTQWYAQCVTDASLDVLAYDWGADVLRVSTYVHEDGWATNPDHLTDVAVRAVEAATERGLYAIVDWHMLDPGDPNADTALAEEFFRTVTARLGDRGNVLYEIANEPNGVDWRAIRSYAEEVVPVVREGAPDAVVLVGTRGWSSLGVSDGADESEILADPVGADNIMYTFHFYAASHDDPVYRDTLARAARELPLFVTEFGTQEATGDGPDDFDSAGRYLDLLDRLGVSWVNWNWSDDPRSGAVFEPGTCAAGAFDDPEALKPAGRWVRDRVG; encoded by the coding sequence ATGGGCAGACCCCGCCTCCCGCGTCCCGTACCGGCCCTCCTGGGAGCGGCGGCCCTCGTCCTGACGGCGGCCTGCGGCGGTGACCCGCCCGCGGCGGACGCGTCCGGCGGGGGCGGGGCGACGCCGTTCGAGGAGCACGGCCGGCTGCGGGTGTGCGGGACGGCCCTGTGCGACGAGCACGGGGACACCGTGCAGTTGCGCGGCATGAGTACGCATGGCACGCAGTGGTACGCGCAGTGCGTCACGGACGCGTCCCTCGACGTGCTCGCGTACGACTGGGGCGCGGACGTGCTGCGCGTCTCGACGTACGTCCACGAGGATGGCTGGGCGACGAATCCGGACCATCTGACGGACGTGGCGGTCCGCGCCGTCGAGGCGGCGACGGAGCGCGGCCTGTACGCGATCGTGGACTGGCACATGCTCGACCCGGGCGACCCCAACGCCGACACGGCGCTCGCCGAGGAGTTCTTCCGCACCGTCACCGCGCGTCTCGGTGACCGGGGCAATGTGCTCTACGAGATCGCGAACGAGCCGAACGGCGTGGACTGGCGGGCCATCCGCTCCTACGCCGAGGAGGTGGTCCCCGTGGTGCGCGAGGGGGCGCCGGACGCCGTGGTCCTGGTGGGCACGCGCGGCTGGTCGTCGCTCGGCGTCTCGGACGGCGCGGACGAGTCGGAGATCCTCGCCGACCCCGTCGGCGCGGACAACATCATGTACACCTTCCACTTCTACGCCGCCTCGCACGACGACCCCGTCTACCGGGACACCCTCGCCCGCGCCGCGCGGGAGCTGCCGCTGTTCGTGACCGAGTTCGGTACGCAGGAGGCCACGGGTGACGGCCCGGACGACTTCGACTCGGCCGGGCGCTACCTCGACCTGCTGGACCGTCTGGGCGTGAGCTGGGTGAACTGGAACTGGTCCGACGATCCGCGCTCGGGCGCGGTGTTCGAGCCGGGCACCTGCGCGGCGGGGGCGTTCGACGATCCCGAAGCCCTGAAGCCGGCCGGCCGGTGGGTACGGGACCGCGTCGGCTGA
- a CDS encoding lactonase family protein, with amino-acid sequence MSDRLFCVGSYTAETGGRGPGITLLREDGRGGRLVPAGELALPGCSWLEWHPTLPVLYTVHERAEGGVSAIRFAGDGEPEVVGGLPTGGAEPCHLAVTPDGRHLLAANYGSGSVAVFSLDEAGVPVARTDLVRLTGSGPVPDRQEGPHAHMVTLDAAGSLVTVVDLGTDTLWSYRLDPGAGTLTRSAASGLPAGTGPRQLVRAATGRAHVVAELAAGLVTVAEETPGVFTALASSPASARPGAGADQPAHLVISADGRTGHLSNRGADTIATFALGTDTPKLTAEYVLGAAWPRHFTVDGDRMLVAAQESDAVLVLTLDTVSGAPVAEEYRLSVGSPACVVSRPVGTRS; translated from the coding sequence ATGTCCGACCGGCTGTTCTGCGTCGGCTCCTACACGGCGGAGACAGGCGGCCGGGGTCCCGGCATCACGCTGCTCCGCGAGGACGGTCGGGGCGGGCGGCTCGTCCCGGCCGGAGAGCTGGCCCTTCCCGGCTGTTCGTGGCTGGAATGGCACCCCACCCTGCCGGTGCTGTACACGGTGCACGAGCGGGCCGAGGGCGGGGTGAGCGCGATCCGGTTCGCCGGGGACGGGGAGCCCGAGGTCGTGGGCGGACTGCCGACCGGGGGCGCCGAACCGTGCCACCTGGCCGTGACCCCGGACGGGCGTCATCTCCTCGCGGCGAACTACGGCTCGGGCAGCGTCGCGGTGTTCTCCCTCGACGAGGCCGGCGTGCCGGTCGCGCGCACCGACCTCGTCCGGCTCACCGGCTCGGGACCCGTTCCCGACCGCCAGGAGGGGCCGCACGCCCACATGGTGACGCTCGACGCGGCCGGGTCGCTCGTGACCGTGGTCGATCTCGGCACCGACACGCTGTGGTCGTACCGGTTGGATCCCGGGGCCGGCACGCTGACGCGGTCGGCGGCCTCCGGCCTGCCCGCCGGCACGGGGCCGCGCCAGCTCGTCCGGGCCGCGACGGGCCGCGCCCACGTGGTGGCGGAGCTGGCGGCGGGGCTCGTCACGGTGGCCGAGGAGACGCCGGGCGTGTTCACCGCGCTCGCCTCGAGTCCCGCGTCGGCACGGCCGGGCGCTGGAGCCGATCAGCCGGCCCACCTGGTGATCAGCGCGGACGGCCGTACCGGTCACCTGTCCAACCGGGGCGCGGACACCATCGCCACCTTCGCCCTCGGCACGGACACCCCGAAGCTCACCGCCGAATACGTCCTCGGGGCCGCCTGGCCCCGGCACTTCACGGTGGACGGGGACCGCATGCTGGTGGCCGCACAGGAGAGCGACGCCGTGCTGGTCCTCACGCTCGACACCGTGTCCGGTGCGCCGGTCGCGGAGGAGTACCGGCTGTCGGTCGGTTCCCCGGCCTGCGTCGTCTCCCGCCCGGTGGGCACGCGGTCCTGA
- a CDS encoding glycosyl hydrolase produces the protein MRTRSTTRGLAAGAVAGALSALLVYGSAPAVAAPGDPASGTAGTTATGSVAPETEIYEAEDGVLTGVTVASTAAGHSGTGYVEGFDTAGDQVTITIPDSVGGLYDLTVLYRAPYGQKDANLRLNDTGMGSVTLVPTDTFSEAAAGKVLLREGDNTVTIENGWGWYEIDAIALSPVPPRPPHQVGDAPVDPDATPEARSLLNYLTDEYGSHILSGQQDMASIAWLEENIGRAPAVAGLDMMDYSPSRVERGTTSQEVENAIAWDARGGITTFVWHWNAPTGLIDEPGKEWWRGFYTDSTTFDIAAALADPASPEYQLVLRDIDAIAVQLGQLQDAGVPVLWRPLHEAEGGWFWWGAKGPEPAKELYRLLYDRLVNVHGLHNLIWVWNSVDPAWYPGDDVVDIVSTDSYPPAGDHGPVSADYEKLVELGQDRKIVALTEVGSIPDPDLLEAYEADWSWFVTWSGSFLTDGVSNSREHLEHVYNHPRVITLDELGDVKHHGGCRATHTVTESWGTGFLAEVTVENTGDAPVEGWRVGWRHDGGAAVPSSVWGSQVTTGESTVLATPSGWNAELAPGGSTTFGYLGSGPWPEDTALAPSCTAG, from the coding sequence ATGCGTACGCGTTCCACGACCCGCGGACTGGCGGCCGGCGCCGTGGCAGGCGCGCTGTCCGCGCTGCTGGTGTACGGCTCCGCACCTGCCGTCGCCGCCCCCGGGGACCCGGCGTCCGGCACGGCCGGCACCACAGCCACCGGCAGCGTCGCCCCCGAGACCGAGATCTACGAGGCCGAGGACGGCGTCCTCACCGGCGTCACGGTGGCCTCCACCGCCGCCGGCCACTCCGGCACCGGCTACGTCGAGGGCTTCGACACCGCCGGCGACCAGGTCACCATCACCATCCCCGACAGCGTCGGCGGCCTGTACGACCTCACCGTCCTCTATCGCGCTCCCTACGGCCAGAAGGACGCGAACCTCCGCCTCAACGACACCGGGATGGGCTCGGTCACCCTCGTCCCGACCGACACCTTCTCCGAGGCCGCGGCGGGCAAGGTGCTCCTGCGGGAGGGCGACAACACCGTCACCATCGAGAACGGGTGGGGCTGGTACGAGATCGACGCCATCGCCCTCTCCCCCGTCCCGCCGCGTCCGCCGCACCAGGTCGGCGACGCCCCCGTCGACCCGGACGCCACCCCGGAGGCCCGGTCCCTCCTCAACTACCTCACCGACGAGTACGGCAGTCACATCCTCAGCGGCCAGCAGGACATGGCGAGCATCGCGTGGCTGGAGGAGAACATCGGCCGCGCCCCCGCCGTCGCCGGGCTCGACATGATGGACTACTCCCCCAGCCGCGTCGAGCGGGGCACCACCTCGCAGGAGGTCGAGAACGCCATCGCCTGGGACGCCCGCGGCGGCATCACCACCTTCGTGTGGCACTGGAACGCCCCCACCGGCCTCATCGACGAGCCGGGCAAGGAATGGTGGCGCGGCTTCTACACCGACTCGACCACCTTCGACATCGCGGCCGCGCTCGCCGACCCCGCGTCCCCCGAGTACCAGCTCGTCCTGCGGGACATCGACGCCATCGCCGTCCAGCTCGGCCAGCTGCAGGACGCGGGCGTGCCGGTGCTGTGGCGCCCCCTGCACGAGGCCGAGGGCGGCTGGTTCTGGTGGGGGGCGAAGGGTCCCGAGCCGGCGAAGGAGCTGTACCGCCTGCTCTACGACCGCCTGGTCAACGTCCACGGCCTGCACAACCTCATCTGGGTGTGGAACTCCGTCGACCCGGCCTGGTACCCGGGCGACGACGTGGTGGACATCGTGAGCACCGACTCCTACCCGCCCGCCGGCGACCACGGCCCGGTCAGCGCCGACTACGAGAAGCTGGTCGAGCTGGGCCAGGACCGGAAGATCGTGGCCCTCACGGAGGTCGGCTCCATTCCCGACCCCGACCTGCTGGAGGCGTACGAGGCCGACTGGAGCTGGTTCGTGACCTGGAGCGGCAGCTTCCTCACCGACGGCGTGAGCAACTCGCGCGAGCACCTGGAGCACGTCTACAACCACCCGCGCGTCATCACCCTGGACGAGCTGGGCGACGTCAAACACCACGGCGGCTGCCGGGCGACGCACACGGTCACCGAGAGCTGGGGCACCGGCTTCCTCGCGGAGGTGACCGTCGAGAACACCGGCGACGCCCCGGTCGAGGGCTGGCGCGTGGGCTGGCGCCACGACGGCGGCGCTGCCGTTCCCTCCAGTGTGTGGGGCTCGCAGGTGACCACCGGTGAGTCCACGGTCCTCGCGACCCCCTCCGGGTGGAACGCCGAGCTGGCACCGGGTGGGAGCACCACCTTCGGCTACCTGGGCTCCGGCCCCTGGCCGGAGGACACGGCGCTCGCACCGAGCTGCACGGCAGGCTGA
- a CDS encoding APC family permease — translation MTTAETSERGTPPLKRALTTPLLYLFILGDTLGAGVYVLVGQVAEESGGAVWAPLLAALCLALLTAASYAELATKYPRAGGAAHYAHLAFGPFVGFAVGFCMLAAGTVSVATLTRAFGGDYLSAFVDIPMPLVALLFPIALALLNARGIAESLRANAVATVIETSGLLLVVGLGVWVLLRGDGDGSRLADVGTAEAGPAAAVLGGAVLAYYSFVGFETSVNLAEETRNPGRSYPRALFGALATAGVVYGLVGVVASAVVPTERLVSSSGPLLEVVHTAGNVPDRLFSAIALVAVANGALLTGIMSSRLAYGMARDRLLPGFLARVLPRRRTPWAAIAVTTALSMLLALTGDVASLASTLVLLLLCVFGAVNIAVLVLRRDQVDTDHFRVPRAVPVLGAASCVLLATRIEQEVWQRALPLIALGLVLGAVARVRHRRGAAVEEELA, via the coding sequence GTGACGACTGCGGAGACATCGGAGCGCGGGACGCCCCCTCTGAAGAGGGCGCTGACGACGCCCCTGCTGTATCTGTTCATCCTGGGTGACACGCTCGGCGCCGGCGTGTACGTCCTGGTCGGACAGGTCGCGGAGGAGTCCGGCGGGGCCGTGTGGGCGCCGCTGCTGGCCGCCCTGTGCCTCGCCCTGCTGACCGCCGCTTCCTACGCGGAACTGGCGACCAAGTACCCGCGTGCCGGGGGAGCGGCGCACTACGCGCACCTCGCCTTCGGCCCGTTCGTCGGCTTCGCCGTGGGCTTCTGCATGCTGGCGGCCGGCACCGTCTCCGTCGCCACCCTCACCCGTGCCTTCGGCGGCGACTACCTGTCGGCCTTCGTGGACATCCCGATGCCCCTGGTGGCGCTCCTCTTCCCGATCGCGCTGGCCCTGCTGAACGCCCGGGGCATCGCGGAGTCCCTGCGGGCCAACGCGGTCGCCACCGTGATCGAGACCAGCGGGCTGCTCCTCGTCGTCGGGCTCGGGGTATGGGTCCTCCTGCGCGGCGACGGGGACGGTTCGCGCCTGGCCGATGTCGGCACCGCCGAGGCGGGACCGGCCGCGGCCGTCCTCGGCGGCGCGGTGCTCGCCTACTACTCGTTCGTCGGTTTCGAGACCTCCGTGAATCTCGCGGAGGAGACCCGGAATCCGGGCCGCTCCTACCCGCGCGCCCTCTTCGGCGCCCTCGCCACCGCCGGCGTGGTCTACGGCCTGGTCGGCGTCGTGGCCAGTGCCGTCGTCCCCACCGAACGTCTCGTCTCCTCCAGCGGCCCCCTCCTCGAAGTCGTCCATACGGCCGGGAACGTCCCGGACCGGCTGTTCAGCGCGATCGCTCTCGTCGCCGTGGCCAACGGCGCCCTGCTCACCGGCATCATGTCGTCGCGGCTGGCCTACGGCATGGCCAGGGACCGCCTGCTGCCCGGCTTCCTGGCCCGGGTACTGCCGCGCCGCCGCACCCCCTGGGCCGCCATCGCCGTCACGACCGCCCTGTCGATGCTCCTTGCACTCACCGGTGATGTGGCGAGCCTCGCGTCGACGCTCGTCCTCCTGCTGCTGTGCGTCTTCGGAGCCGTCAACATCGCCGTACTCGTCCTGCGCCGCGACCAGGTGGACACGGACCATTTCCGCGTGCCGCGAGCGGTGCCCGTCCTCGGGGCGGCCTCCTGCGTCCTGCTCGCGACACGGATCGAGCAGGAGGTCTGGCAGCGCGCGCTGCCACTGATCGCGCTCGGGCTCGTCCTGGGGGCCGTCGCGCGGGTCCGGCACCGGCGCGGGGCCGCCGTGGAGGAGGAGTTGGCCTGA
- a CDS encoding small ribosomal subunit Rsm22 family protein has product MTALPDDLRSALDDALRGLDRQGLARSVERLSGRYREGRAASAPILATAGDVAAYAGYRMPATYAAVHAALSEVALAAPAFAPRAMTDVGGGTGAALWAAHGVWPGLDSLTVVEQAPEAIALGRRLATAASAPALRSATWRRGLIDPAAPLPPADLVTLSYVLGELPEPAREAAVSHLADAAGATGTVVLVEPGTPDGYERIAAARDVLIARGLTVVAPCPHDHACPVPRGRDWCHFAARLPREDAHRRIKEGTLGFEDEKFSYVAASAVPHGRAGARVLRHPLKRKGLVGLRTCTADDGLAEVTVTKRQGDLYRAARDTRWGDAWPPPGDRG; this is encoded by the coding sequence ATGACAGCCCTCCCCGACGACCTGCGGTCCGCCCTCGACGACGCGCTGCGCGGCCTCGACCGGCAGGGGCTCGCCCGGTCCGTCGAGCGCCTCAGCGGCCGGTACCGGGAGGGCCGGGCGGCGAGCGCGCCGATCCTCGCGACGGCCGGCGACGTCGCCGCCTACGCCGGCTACCGCATGCCCGCCACCTACGCGGCCGTCCACGCGGCGCTGTCCGAGGTGGCGCTCGCCGCCCCGGCCTTCGCCCCGCGCGCGATGACCGACGTGGGCGGCGGCACCGGCGCCGCGCTGTGGGCCGCGCACGGGGTGTGGCCCGGCCTCGACTCCCTCACCGTCGTCGAGCAGGCACCCGAGGCCATCGCGCTGGGCCGGCGCCTCGCCACCGCCGCCTCGGCGCCCGCGCTGCGCTCCGCCACCTGGCGGCGCGGCCTCATCGACCCGGCGGCCCCCCTGCCCCCGGCCGACCTCGTCACCCTCTCCTACGTCCTCGGTGAGCTGCCCGAGCCGGCCCGCGAGGCGGCCGTGTCGCATCTCGCCGACGCAGCCGGCGCGACGGGCACGGTCGTCCTCGTCGAGCCCGGCACCCCCGACGGCTACGAGCGCATCGCCGCAGCGCGCGACGTGCTGATCGCTCGTGGCCTGACCGTCGTCGCGCCCTGCCCGCACGACCACGCGTGCCCCGTCCCGCGCGGCCGCGACTGGTGCCACTTCGCCGCCCGCCTGCCCCGCGAGGACGCGCACCGGCGGATCAAGGAGGGCACGCTCGGCTTCGAGGACGAGAAGTTCTCCTACGTCGCCGCGTCGGCCGTGCCCCACGGCCGCGCCGGCGCCCGCGTGCTGCGGCACCCGCTCAAGCGGAAGGGGCTCGTCGGGCTGCGGACCTGCACCGCCGACGACGGGCTGGCCGAGGTCACCGTGACGAAGCGGCAGGGCGACCTCTACCGGGCGGCGCGGGACACGCGCTGGGGCGACGCCTGGCCGCCGCCCGGGGACCGCGGGTGA
- a CDS encoding Lsr2 family protein: MAKKVVTIYTDDLTGGEAADVGTHTFSLDGVNYEIDLGPDSFDRLLDALRPFIDKGRKTGRTQRSASAPKRAATGADPAKVREWARANGFEVNDRGRVPGHVQEAYDKAH; this comes from the coding sequence ATGGCCAAGAAAGTTGTCACCATCTACACCGATGACCTCACCGGCGGCGAGGCCGCCGATGTCGGTACCCATACGTTCAGTCTCGACGGCGTGAACTACGAGATCGACCTCGGTCCCGACTCGTTCGACCGCCTTCTCGACGCCCTGCGTCCTTTCATCGACAAGGGCCGCAAGACCGGCCGGACCCAGCGGTCCGCCTCCGCCCCCAAGCGCGCCGCGACGGGCGCCGACCCGGCGAAGGTCCGTGAATGGGCGCGCGCCAACGGTTTCGAGGTGAACGACCGGGGCCGAGTCCCCGGACACGTCCAGGAGGCCTACGACAAGGCCCACTGA
- a CDS encoding LacI family DNA-binding transcriptional regulator, whose amino-acid sequence MPAGAGRDGPVSVRLTAASDGCRGRPRRDGDGRVGAGGATGRAGIRERAGIREVAAAAGVSMSTVSNVLNNPAVVAPPTRLRVEAAMDRVGYVRNGAARQLRGAPSTVVGCVLLDTANAYYAAVARGAEDRLAEAGCVLVRCSSDVDAGREERFLRMLEEQGVRGILVSPAGERLERFERLARRGVPVVLLDLPRGRSELCAVTVDNVTGGELAARHLRELGHRRIAFVRTEPAIRTIRDRSAGIRRALAGHGTGAGGAPGFIEVPVASGPLAAVAREATDALLALSPRPTGVLCVNDMTALAVLRGLRRAGVRVPAEMSVVGYDDLDFTSELSPALTTVRQPAYRLGHAAADLLLTEGAPGHTHRECVFLPELVVRDSTAPHRA is encoded by the coding sequence GTGCCCGCCGGGGCGGGTCGGGACGGGCCGGTCTCCGTTAGGCTGACGGCCGCGTCGGACGGCTGCCGTGGCCGACCGCGGAGGGACGGTGACGGGCGAGTGGGCGCGGGTGGTGCCACGGGACGTGCCGGTATCCGGGAGCGTGCGGGCATCAGGGAGGTCGCAGCGGCGGCCGGGGTGTCGATGTCCACGGTCAGCAACGTCCTCAACAATCCGGCGGTCGTCGCCCCGCCGACACGGCTGCGCGTCGAGGCGGCGATGGACCGCGTCGGGTACGTGCGCAACGGCGCGGCCCGTCAGCTCCGCGGCGCCCCGAGCACGGTCGTGGGGTGCGTGCTGCTCGACACCGCGAACGCCTACTACGCCGCTGTGGCCCGTGGCGCTGAGGACCGGCTCGCCGAGGCGGGGTGCGTCCTGGTGCGGTGCAGCAGCGACGTGGACGCGGGCCGGGAGGAGCGTTTCCTGCGCATGCTGGAGGAGCAGGGCGTGCGGGGAATCCTGGTGAGTCCGGCGGGTGAGCGCCTGGAGCGGTTCGAACGGCTGGCGCGGCGCGGTGTGCCGGTGGTGCTCCTGGATCTGCCGCGGGGCCGCTCGGAGCTGTGCGCCGTGACGGTGGACAACGTGACGGGCGGCGAGCTGGCCGCGCGCCACCTGCGGGAGCTGGGTCACCGGCGGATCGCGTTCGTCCGCACGGAACCGGCGATCCGGACGATCAGGGACCGCTCGGCCGGCATCCGGCGCGCTCTCGCCGGGCACGGGACGGGAGCGGGCGGCGCCCCCGGGTTCATCGAGGTGCCGGTGGCGTCGGGGCCGCTCGCGGCCGTGGCGCGGGAGGCGACGGACGCGCTGCTCGCGCTGAGCCCCCGGCCGACGGGCGTGCTGTGCGTCAACGACATGACGGCCCTCGCCGTGCTGCGGGGGCTGCGCCGGGCGGGGGTGCGGGTTCCGGCGGAGATGTCGGTGGTCGGCTACGACGACCTGGACTTCACCTCCGAGCTGTCGCCCGCGCTGACGACGGTGCGGCAGCCCGCGTACCGGCTCGGGCACGCGGCGGCTGACCTGCTGCTCACCGAGGGCGCGCCGGGGCACACGCACCGGGAGTGCGTCTTCCTGCCCGAGCTGGTCGTGCGCGATTCGACGGCGCCCCACCGGGCGTGA
- the mgrA gene encoding L-glyceraldehyde 3-phosphate reductase has translation MTYAASEQRYETMPYRRSGRSGLRLPAISLGLWHNFGDEKPFAVQRAILRRAFDLGVTHFDLANNYGPPPGEAERTFGRVLAEDLRPYRDEIIVSTKAGYHMWNGPYGEWGSRKYLLASLDQSLARTGLDYVDIFYHHRPDPDTPLEETMGALDAAVRSGKALYAGISNYSPEQTREAARILADLGTPLLIHQPSYSMVNRWVEDGLLDTLDEVGAGSIAFSPLAQGLLTDRYLNGIPEGSRAAGTSPFLGAADVERTVDTVRALDDIARRRGQTLAQLALAWVLRGGRVTSALIGASSVAQLENSVGAVANLDFTDGELAEIAALLP, from the coding sequence GTGACCTACGCCGCCTCCGAGCAGCGCTACGAGACCATGCCCTACCGCCGCTCCGGCCGCTCGGGACTCCGGCTGCCGGCCATCTCGCTCGGCCTGTGGCACAACTTCGGTGACGAGAAGCCGTTCGCCGTCCAGCGGGCGATCCTGCGGCGCGCGTTCGACCTGGGCGTCACCCACTTCGACCTCGCCAACAACTACGGCCCCCCGCCCGGGGAGGCCGAGCGGACCTTCGGCCGCGTCCTCGCCGAGGACCTGCGCCCGTACCGCGACGAGATCATCGTCTCCACGAAGGCCGGCTACCACATGTGGAACGGCCCGTACGGCGAGTGGGGCTCGCGCAAGTACCTGCTGGCCAGCCTGGACCAGAGCCTGGCCCGCACCGGCCTCGACTACGTCGACATCTTCTACCACCACCGCCCCGACCCCGACACGCCGCTCGAGGAGACGATGGGCGCCCTCGACGCCGCCGTCCGCAGCGGCAAGGCCCTGTACGCCGGCATCTCGAACTACTCGCCGGAGCAGACCCGGGAGGCCGCCCGCATCCTCGCCGACCTCGGCACGCCGCTGCTGATCCACCAGCCGTCGTACTCGATGGTCAACCGGTGGGTCGAGGACGGGCTGCTCGACACCCTGGACGAGGTCGGCGCCGGCTCGATCGCCTTCTCGCCCCTGGCCCAGGGCCTGCTGACCGACCGCTACCTGAACGGCATCCCCGAGGGCTCGCGGGCCGCCGGGACCAGCCCGTTCCTCGGCGCCGCCGACGTCGAGCGGACCGTGGACACCGTGCGGGCGCTCGACGACATCGCCCGGCGCCGCGGCCAGACGCTCGCACAGCTCGCCCTCGCCTGGGTGCTGCGCGGCGGACGCGTCACCTCGGCGCTGATCGGCGCGAGCAGCGTCGCCCAGCTCGAGAACAGCGTCGGCGCCGTCGCCAACCTCGACTTCACCGACGGGGAACTGGCCGAGATCGCGGCCCTGCTGCCCTGA